ATAACAAGAGCTTGGGAACCTTCCGCCTCGATGGTATTCCCCCAGCACCACGCGGTGTACCTCAAATCGAAGTTGTATTCGATATTGACGCTAATGGTATCCTCAACGTTACTGCTAAGGACAAGGGTACAGGTAAGGAACAGTCCATCAGTATTACTGGTGCTTCCACCCTGGATAAAACCGACGTTGACCGCATGGTGCGCGAAGCAGAACAAAACGCTTCATCCGACAAAGAACGCCGCGAGAAAATTGAGCGTAAGAACCAAGCCGACTCTTTGGCATACCAAGCTGAGAAGCAAATTCAAGAATTGGGTGATAAAGTTCCCGAAGCTGACAAGACCAAAGTTGAAGGTTTAGTCAAAGACTTGCGCGAAGCGGTTGCTAAGGAAGACGACGAGCAAATCAAGAAGCTAACTCCAGAATTGCAACAAGCACTATTCGCCGTTGGTAGCAACATCTATCAACAAGCTGGCGGCGGTGCAGCACCTGGCGCTAGTGAACCACAAGATGGTGGTTCTACTTCCTCTGGTGGTGGTGATGATGTGATTGACGCTGATTTCACCGAAAGCAAGTAATCTAGGTAATAATTTAAGGTACATTAATTTGTACCTACTCAATATTGCCCACTCAGGCGAATGCTTGGGTGGGGATTTTTTTTGGCTGGGAGATGATGGAGATGTGGTTCTCCTGCGGAGACGCTAACGCGAACGGCTACGCTCACCAACCGAGAGTGGGGGAGCAGAGAAGAACAACTGATAACTGATAACTGTCAACTGATAACTATGCCATATTTAACTGATACCAGGGAAATCAGCGCTAGAGTTTTTGAATATACCAAGGCTACTACTTTATGGATTGATACGGAAGTTGCTGAATTTAACAGCCGTAATGCTAGATTATCTCTGATTCAGGTATTAGATGATCCTGATGATATGAGTGGCGATCGCGTTTATCTTTTAGATGTACTTGATAAGCCGAGTTTAGTGGCTGACTTTGTTGAACAAATTATGGTCAATCCTCATATTGAAAAGGTTTTTCACAATGCCAGCTTTGATGTCAAGTACCTGGGCAGTAAGCAAGCAAAAAATATTACCTGTACTTTAGAAATTGCTAAAAAAATTCCTTACTATCTCTTACCTGTACCTAATTATCAACTACAAACTTTAGCTACTCTATTATGTAATTTCAATAACATTGATAAACAAGAACAAGGTAGTAATTGGGCGCAACGACCCCTAACTGAAGAACAAATAGAATACGCTTATTTAGATTGTATTTATCTCGCACAAATCCATCGGCGTTTATTAGAATTACAGGCAGAAAGTAACCCTGACCCAGCCACGGATGATATAACAGTTCTCAACGCCCGATTTAGCCAAATTGAAGCGCAGTGGAAGCTGTTAAATTCTGAATATGAGCATTTACAAGAGCGCTTAAAAAAAGCTATGCAGGCTCAGGAGATTTCGGAAACTACTTTGTATAAGTTGACGAGTTACGATCGCAAAGTTGTCAAGGTGCAATTTTCCCAACTGGCAGATTTAATACAAACACAAGGTATCGATTTGGATTTTCCGGTTACGCTGACTCAGAAGTTGCAAAAGGATTTAGGGGAAAATCTTGAACAATTGTCGGTAGATATTGAACAAAGTACTTCTTCTCGATTGACTCCGAAAAAACAGGAGAATGATTTATAATTCGTAATTTGTAATTAAAAATTTTATACAACGTGAGTTCGACAGATACAAAAACCCCTTCCGCATCTAAGAGGGATTCATCGAAGTGATTGTCAAACAGCCCTAATAAGTGATAAACATTTATTGGTGAATTTTATACTTAAATAATTTATTTACTAAGTTTCCCGATGGATGTAGTGATTAAGTGTTAATTAAACCGAGGGTAAAAGTTATCAGCACTTCAATGAACAGTGCTGATTTTAGGTTTTAGATTAACAAATTTTTTTAATCTAAAATCGGCTATCTAAACTACCAAATTGATTAACTGAGGATATCTGTATACAGTCTGAGTCAATTTTAAGTTGGATAATTGACTTAGTTTGGTACGAGTTTTATCCAGTTATCATGGCGGTTTAAGGCAACTTATGAAACGGTGGTTATTGGAGCAAGGGCGGGTGAAGTTAAAAAAAATATTAACTATAGGTGTGCTTACCGCACTGAGCGCAATTACCAGCGTTTCCTGTAGTAATAACAAAGAGGTGTTGGTGACGGAAATAGGAGTAAATCCTCCCAGCCGTCGCACAGGTAACAATTCCCAAGCTGGGCAATTCTACATCCAAGGGCAAAGACAGCACTCCCAAGGTGATTCACAAGCAGCGATCGCATCCTATGATAAGGCAATTAGTCTAGATCCTGACTATGGTGCAGCCTACAGAGGACGAGGATTAGCTTACTTTGATTTGGGAGACAAGCAAAAAGCGATCGCCGACTATAACGAAGCAATTCGTCTTTCTCCCAACGATGCCGAAGCCTTTAACAGCCGGGGAAATGCCCGTGCTTCTTTGGGTGATAACGCTGGAGCCATTAACGACTACAATGAAGCGATTCGCCTTTCCCCCAACTACGCCGAAGCCTACAACAACCGGGGAAATGCCCGTTCTGTACAAGGTGACAAGAGCGGCTCTATAGAAGATTTTAACCAAGCCATTCGCCTCAACCCCAGATATGCGATCGCCTACAATAACCGGGGTAACGCCCGCGCCGCCCAAGGTGATAGCCAAGGGGCAATATCAGACTACAATCAAGCCATCCGCCTCAATTCTAACTTCGGCCCCGCCTACAACAACCGAGGCAATGCCCGTGCCGCCCAAGGTGATAAAGAAGGGGCGTTACAAGACTTACAGCGAGCAGCAGATATCTTTCAAAAGCAAAATAATAACGATTTATATCAGCAAGCGATGAATAATATCAAGGAGTTGGGGCAGTAGTAATTAGTTTTGAATGCTGAAGCGCGGAAGCGGGACGTTCAGCCCGTTACAGACTAAGTATGTCTTACTTAGTTTGTAACGGGCAAATTTGATATTACTTACCATTCACGATATAGCTTTTGGGCATGAAACATAATTTCTTCATTCGGTAGGCGAATCTTAGCTGGTTGGCGAGAGTAGGATGCTTCAATAGCGCGTGTATCTTGTTCTACTACTGTTGTCACTGCACTTAATACAAATTGCCCCAGCAGTGGTTTTAAAATGGGGTGTTTGGGTTTACTGTAGACTAAAACAAAGGTTTTCGTTTGGGTGGGAGTTTCTGGATACAAGACATGAACTTGCAAAACTTCGCCAAAGGGAAAAGTGGCACGAAAAGTTGTCAATGCGGGGAAGGCATATTCTAATGTGCCTGTGTAAGTTTTGGGTGCAGTCAAAGTCAGAGGATTTCGGAGAATATCATTCCAGGTAGTATCTTCCCGGTCTAGTTCTTGCACAACTTTTGCCCAGTATCCATCATGCTCAAATACGGGGATGCGATTGGCTTTAATGCCAAATAAATCTCGGTGTGTGCCGCTTTGATGGTTGTAGTCATAATTGATAGATATACTGTCCAAAAAAGTACCGCGCATACTTTTTTCTCCCGCAACTCCCAAAAAACTCATACCTGCGCTGACATTGGCAATAAGAACCGGGATGGGAATTTTGGGAGTATGACCGCCGTATGTCCAAATACAATCGTCTTTAATAATGATGTCTAGAGGAGTTAGCAGAGGTTGACTGCTCACTTTCTCGGAATTATGTAGTTTTCCCTCTCTATCAAACTTTAGCGCGTGAAAAGGACAGGTTATTGTATTTGTATCTTGACAAATCCAGCCGTCTGATAACGGCGCTTGCATATGCGGACAGATGTTATCAAGGGCAAACACTTCACCTTGCTGATTTTGCCACAGCACATAGTCATGTTCATTGAGCGTAACTTTATAAGGTTTATTAATGCCCAACATGGAACGATGAGCAATTAACCAAGGTGCGCCCGGCAGAATTGGTTCCATAGGAATCTCCCAAGGATGAGTTTTTAGTTATATGAATGCAATGACTCACGACCGAGCGATCGCCAACGGTGGGCGAAACGCGATCGCTCGACCATCATTAGAGTAAAATTGTGACAAAAGTTTCATCTTTGATTTTTAAAATACGACACATTATTCACATTTGTCAACTCAAAACGTGAGCCAACCAGAATCTACACCTATGCGTCGCCAACCCAAGCAAAAGCGCAGTCAACAAAGAGTAGAAAAAATTCTCCAAGCAGCAGCAGAAGTTTTTGTAGAAGTGGGATATGAAGCGGCGACTACCCACATGATAGCGGCGAAAGCCCAAACGGCGATCGGTTCTCTGTATCAGTTTTTTCCTGATAAATTGGCGATTTTTCACGCTTTAGAAGCGCGTCACATGGAACGATTGACAGCTATTCATTCCCAATTGATGCAGTCAGCCGATAAGGAAAAGCCATTATCAGAGTTTATTGAGCGTGTAGTGAGTACCTATGCTGAATATTTTACAGACCCTATACCGCGTATTGTCTACATTCAGTATTTCGTTGCACCAGAGATGTTTAAGCTATTTAACGAAAGCTTTAATCAGTGGTTAATCAAAGAGTTTGCTACCATGTTTCGCACTTGGAATCCAGACTTAACTGTCGAAAAAAGCGAACTCTTAGCAGAAACAGTTCACCTATCTTACAACGCTTTATTACTCAATGCTTTACGCCAGGATCAGCACCAAAGACAAGCTCGTTATGCAGAAATTAAGGCTTTATTACTGGCATACTTGACACCCTACGCACAGCAAGAACAGAAAAAAGTGATGAAAGTAATGATATGCCCCCATTGTCATTCATCTCGTTTATCTAAAAATGGGCATCGTCATGGGAAGCAACGTTATCTCTGCAAAGACTGTGGGAGACAGTTTTTACAAAGGTAAGAGGGGTTGTCTCCTGCCCCCTCAGATGAATTGTTGCAATTTTTGTTGTACATTCAAAGAAAATACTTAAGATAAATTACTATCTTCTCAAATTGCGGAGAGATACATCAGTGAAGAAAACGCTATTTCTCAGTCCTCCTTCCTTCGATGGGTTTGATGGTGGTGCGGGTTCCCGATACCAAGCCAAGCGCGAAATCACATCGTTCTGGTATCCTACATGGTTAGCTCAACCTGCGGCACTTGTACCCGGTAGCAAGTTGGTAGATGCACCACCACATGGTCAGACTGTGGAGGATGTGCTGCAAATAGCACAAGATTATGAGTTAGTTGTTATGCACACTAGTACGCCATCATTGGCTAATGATGTGAAGTGTGCTGAAGCTATTAAGGCGAAAAATCCCAATGTAGAGATTGGTTTTGTCGGCGCTCATGTGGCGGTTTTACCAGAGGAGACTTTACGGGATAATCCTGTGATTGACTTTGTGTGCCGCAATGAGTTCGACTATACCTGTAAAGAACTGGCTGAGGGTAAGCCTTGGGATGAAATTAAAGGATTGAGTTACCGAGACAGATTTTCCCAGATCCATCACAATGAGGAGCGTCCCTTGATTCATGATTGGGATGCTATGCCTAGCGTATTGCCAGTTTACGCTCGTGATTTAGATATTACTAAGTATTTTATCGGTTATCTCCAACATCCTTACATTTCCTTTTATACTGGGCGCGGTTGTCCAGCAAAATGTACCTTTTGCCTTTGGCCGCAAACCATCGGCGGTCATCTCTACAGACACAAAAGCCCGGAGGCTGTGGGACGGGAGATGGCGGAAGCCAAAGCCATATTTGGTGATAAGGTGCGGGAGTATATGTTTGATGATGATACTTTTACTATCGATAAACATCGTGCGATCGCCATCAGCGAACACATGAAAAAACTCAAGCTGACTTGGAGTTGCAACGCCCGTGCTAATCTCGACTATGACACCCTCAAGCAGCTACGAGATAATGGTTTACGCTTGCTGTTAGTTGGGTTTGAATCGGGAAATCAAGATATCCTCAACCGGATTAAAAAAGGCATTAAGTTAGAAGTGGCAAGAGAATTTATGAACAATTGCCACAAACTGGGGATTACCGTCCACGGAACATTTATTATTGGTTTACCGATTGAAACCCCGGAAACTGTAGAAGAAACAATCCGATTTGCTTGTGAACTCAGTCCGCATACAATTCAAGTTTCCATTGCTGCACCCTATCCAGGAACAGAACTGTATGAACAAGCCAAAGCTAACAACTGGTTTACAGACCACGCTCTTGTAGCTGATTCTGGCATTCAAACCTCTACACTGCAATATTCCACCCTTTCTAGTGCAGAAATTGAAGATGCAGTTGAACGGATGTACCGCAAATTTTACTTCCGTCCCAAAGCTATCATCCCCATTGTGCGGGAAATGTTAAGCGATCGCCAAATGTTGGTGCGTCGCTTACGTGAAGGTGGCGAGTTCTTTTCTTACTTGCGGGAACGACGGTTAACGGCGCAAAGTTCGCATTAGGCGTTGTTTGGTAATGGGTAATCGGTAATTGTTAATTGTTTTTTCTATTATCAATGACCAATTACCGATTACCAACCACCACAAATATCATAAATATTCCAACGAACATGATACTACAACAAAATTAAACCTAACCGCACACCAACGGTAACGGCTTCAGTACGGGTGGAAACGGCGAGTTTTTGGAAAATTGATGAGACATGAAATTTGACTGTGTGGTCTGAAATATGGAGATTTTTAGCGATCGCTTTATTTCCTAACCCAGAACCCAGCATTTGTAAAACTTCAATTTCTCGCGGTGTTAAGGATTGTACGGGATTAGGTGCGACCTTTTCCCGTATAGAGAAAGATTCTAGGATATCGGGATGGAGGACGACTAGACCAAGGGCGATCGCTTCAATTGCTGTTAAAATCTCTAATTCTGTACTAATGTCGAGTAATATACCCCGCACTCCAGAACGTAGTGCCGCTTCTGTGTCGATGTCGGTCAATTCTTCTACAATCACCATTACCCTTAACGGGTCTTGTTCCTCTTGGATGAGAAGTAATTTATCCCACACGACTGGAGAATCGTTACCTAAATCTAGCAGCACTACATCCGGTTGTAATTGCTTAACTTCCCTTGCCAATATATCTAAATCAGACACACTCCCCACAACCGTCATCTGAGGATTACTTGCCACCATAGCCGATAATCCTGCTCGTACTACAGGGGAAGCAGCAACTACCATTACCCCAATCATTTCGCCTCCACCGTAGTTTTCCCAAATACATAAACTACGAGTTGCTGTCCACCACGCCAAATTTGTAAGGGTATTGATTGGTTAGTTTGGTTTTGTTGCAAATATGTCCTTAAATCATCCGGTCGAGTAAATGACCTACCAGCAACACCAATCAATACATCACCAATTTGTAAACCAGCAGTTTCCGCCTCGCTACCAGGAAGGATGGATAAAACTAGTAAACCTAAAGCTTGTCTACTCAAGAGTACAGGTTGTAGCGTCACTCCCAATTGCGGACGGCTTTGACCTTGCAAAAAGCGGTTGACTGCGTTACTAGGAACAGCCACAGCCAAACCGTAAGCAATCATTGTATTGATACCTATAACTCGACCGAGACAGTCAGCTAACGGCCCGCCAGAATTACCAGGGTATAGGCGTAAATCAGCCATGATTGCCTGTTGATAATTGGTGTGAATAATCCCTGTAGTCACCGCACCACTATCAGCAAAAGGATTACCTACAGCCAAGACTAACTCACCCACACGCAAGCCATCAGAATCAGCGATAGTTGCATTGTTCAAGTCAGTGGCGGAAATTTTGAGGGCAGCTAAATCTTGTTGTGGGTCAAATTGAGTCCGCACAGCCTCAAATACTCTTCCGTCAGCCAATTCAACAGTTACCTGTGGGCTAGTAGCCACATGGGCATTCGTGATAATTAAACCGTCAGCTTGCCAGATGACACCAGAACCCACTCCTGTAGAACCGCTTTTAACTTTGACAGTGCTATTGCTTAAGTTGGTGGCGATTAATGAAAGTTCGTGAGTTATTTCCGTCAAGGATGTGTTGGTCATGTTGCTTTGTTCCCAATTGAAAATTCAAAATATTTTTGCCTTATCTTCTATGCCGTCTCCCACCTCTTTCATGCCTTCTCGTTTCTGCCTCACGCCTCCTGCCTTCTTCCACCACCAGGCTTTCACCGACAACAACATCTAACTCCAGCAAAGCCCCACCCCGGATAACTTGTAATGTGACAGGTTTACCGATGCGATCGCTATTATTAAGTAATGCCAAGACATCACCTGTATCAGTCACCGCAACACCGTCAAATTTCACCAACACATCCCCTAATAGCAAACCTGCATTATCAGCAGGGCTTCCAACTTCGATATTGACAACAATTACCCCAGTAGTTGCAGTTAAATTCAGGTCATTTTGGAAATTATTCGGCAACCTCACAGGCTGCATTCCCACACCCAAGTAACCACGAGAAATTCTCCCTTTAGCCAGCAATTGATCAATTACGCGATTAACTGTAGTTGCTGGAATAGTCAAAGCTGTACCCCGTCGTCCTGACGTATTCATCCCTACTACATAACCCGCCGCATCAACCAGCGCCCCACCAGCAAAACCAGGGTAAAGTGTAATATCGGGGCGGATAAATTGGTCGATATTCCCACCATTCATACTCCGCCAAGCCCCACTGACAACACTCACAGCCCCCATCGCCGCCCGTAAATCGCCTTCGCTACTTCTAGCCAAACCCAATACTAAATGACCAACTTTCAGCGTATTTGCATCACCAATATTGGCTATAGGAATTTGGGCATTTTCTAATTGGAAGACAGCTATATCTGTACTAGCATCGTGACCAAGGAAGGTAACAGGAAAGCTTTGCCCTGGTGATACGGTAATGGTAATTTCCTCGTAACGTGGTAGTGACTCATCAGAGGTAACAATAATTCCATCGCGCCAATGAATCCCACTAGGGGAAACCCTTGTACCAGCATTCACAGCAACCACAGAACCACCACCTTGTTCTACCGTTTCCGCTAGACTATTGGATAACGCTAATAATGAAGACATAAATTTTCTCCACAAGTTTTCTTTGATGTTCATATCTTGCCGTTTTCATAGCAGAAATAGCATCAGAAAAATGGGGAGAATCTCACCTAGAAAAATGGCTAGGGATAATTCGTAATTGGTAATTTTTCGTAATTTTTAGTATAAGATTTCGGCATTGCATAATATAGGGATGAATTGAGGCGTGAGTCACCAACTGGGCTTCTATATGGTGGCTCACTTTAATTTATTTCTGTCACGCACGCCTATTAATTCCAAATTATCCCTTTTTTGCTACGTTAGGGTAAAACTGGCAGGATAAGCATACTTTATCAGCAGTAATAACAGAGGAATAAGTGATCATCACCTCTAACTTCTAGCCTCCAATCTCTCCTCTAATAATTCACTAACTTGCTCTAATGAATCTAATACTTGGTAAGTCAAACATCTGATTTCTGGGGATGGTTGTTCTATATCGGGAACCATAATCGGATACATCCCGGCGCTAAAAGCGGCTTCTATACCCACACATGAGTCTTCAAAAACTACACACTGCATAGGTGCAACATGGATTCGGCGACTCACTTCTAAATATATATCTGGTGCAGGTTTACCTTGTAGTACATCTTCGCTGGTGACAATGGTTGTAAAGTAATGCAAAATGCCTGCGTTGCTTAAGCGGCGGATAGTGCGGCTACGGGATGTACCAGTTGCTAAAGCAACGACTATTCCTAAACTGCTGAGTTTGGCAAGTAAATTTAACGCCCCTGGCTTGATGGGCAAACCTTCTTGTAATTCTCGGCGATCGCCTATTTCAATTCGCTGTCTTTTTACCGCCTCAAAAGGAAAGTTATTGCCATATCTTTGTTTGAGGATTCTTTCTCGCCATGACAAATCACGCCCAACAAATTCATTGTAGAAATTGTCATTCATTATATATCCATGACTTGCTAACGCTTGCTGCCATGCCCAACGAGCGATACTTTCTGTATCAAACAGCAAACCATCCATATCAAAGATTGCGGCGCGGATATCTCGTAACACACTTAATCCTCTGTTTTTAGCTTGTCTACTTACTAACGGGAGCAATGCGATTGTGTGAGGCAAAAGAACGAGCGATGGGCTGCGCCCCACCGTAGGTGATCGCTATCGTATATCAGTCATAGTCCATTCGCAATTATTTTACCCATCCTCTTGACATTCTCTGAAACACATACTACATTTGTAGCATAAAGAAACTAATGATTAATTAATCAAACTTGGGTCTGTAGCTCTAATGGTAGAGTTCCCGGATAACCCTTGTGTCCTAACTCAAAAAGCTTACATACTTGCTCAAAAGTAGAGCAATCGCTTGATAAACGATAGGTGCAGGTGCGATTCCTGCGTATGAATCAACAGCTTTTTCAACTTACATGAGGTGTGAGTGTAACTCTCACAGGGAGGGTATCGGTTCAATTCCGATCAGATCCGCTTAGTAATTCATAGTTAAAAAAAGAGGTGATGAAGATGGTACATATTCGATTTGAAGGACGTTCTGTTGATGTGGGAGAAACCCAACTAGGAATTACAGCGAGTATGAATGATGTGGCAATTAAGGAACGTGTAGCTAGACATTTAGATGTAAATAGCGATCGCCTTGGTGCTTATGTAGTAGATCGCCGTCCTAGCGGAGATTTAATTGTCCGTCCTGAAGCGGTTTATGGCTGAAGACTCTAGTTTTCCGTGTCCCGACAGAAGAAGCATACATACACATTGATAACGGCCCTAAGGTAGTAAAATTCGAGCTATCGAACAAGCGAAGCATAGTTGCTAAGTCTCACGCAGATTTAGCGTGCGGGCCCACTGCCAATATTTGGTAAGAGCGGCCGTAGTTGTAAAAAGCGTCTTCGACTTGCACGGAAGTATTTAATATTCTTAATTATGAATTACGAATTATGAATTACGAATTAATATGATTCCGCGCCCCGACTTGTAAAGCTTACACACTGTCCGGCAACGGATTTACAGGTTCAATTCCTGTCGCTTCCATTAGAGGGAGCGTAGCCTAATTGGTAAAGGCAATTGTGAAAAACTCTTTACTAACTTGTGCAGAATCACTATTAATTAAATTGTATTTACTCATAACATTAATTCAAATTATTAACATATGGAGGTGAGTTCAATGATGTCCGTTCACTCATGTTTAAAAACAACCCAATCGATACGGCAATATTTAGATAAATTGAGGTATGAGCGAACATCGTTTGAGCGAAATCGTTATTGAACGCCCTCGTCATGGCATGAGAATTAGTCTCAAAAAGCTGAAGGGATTTAAAAAGCAGTTACACAAGCTTACTGAAGAAGCAAGTCAAGATGGATTGTTAAGTCCTTATTTGATTAAACCGAGAAATAAATCAAAATATCTTGCAGATCATCTTGGCCCCCTGCGTCGGTTTTTGCGTTCAAAAGTTGGGCAGTCCTGGAATGATGTTTACAGTGAACTGTGCCAAAGATTAAAAACCAACACAATGGCAGGACAGCACGTTATCGGTCATTTGTGGGATTTTGTGGAAAAAGATGTAGAAATTATTGATGGTCAGGTTTATCATAAAACTCGCCACAATTATAGAAATCGGTTAGTTGTAAGTTGCCGCGATCGCTTTTATATTCATCCTGAAACTGGAATCTTGTGTGCAGTCGAGAAAGTACCAAGAAAATCCAAGCGAAAGCAAGAGCAAACTGATATTCTCATCATTGATGATACTCATCAATACCACAAAATGAACGAGATTTGGTACTTAGTTACCTTTGAAGATTTCCCACCAACCGATTATGTAACTGATGTTCTCAGAGGTTATATTCATCGTTCCGTTGCCACTTATAGAGGTCGCAAGATTTATGCTGCTAGTAAACAGCAGTGTAACAAGAAAGAGATTCGGTTTATTTTAAATCAACTCTCTAAAAAATAAAGTTTCCACCTCGTGTCCTAACCGAAAAAGCTTACATACTAGCCGAATTGGAACAGGCACTTGACTTGAGATCAAGCGATTACGGGTTCAACTCCCGTGTGTGAATCAACAGCTTTTTCAACTCACACGAGGTGACTTATTGCAATTCACAGTTAAGTAATAGAAAAGACCCCTATCCATAGCGCTTAGCGCTTCTCGTAGAGTACCTCTCCCCTAAAAGAGAGAGGCTTAAAAAGCCCATAAATACTTTGACTTAATCGCAACTCATTGGAGGTTGCTATGTCTTTAAAAACTTTAGAAATTTTAGAACAAATTAAGTCTTTAACAACTGATGAAACTGTCACTTTAGTAAAACAGATTGAAGCAACCTTCGATGTTGATAGTTCAACACCTAAATTTACTCGGATTGAGAAGTTAAATTTAGATGATAATCAACCCCAAATTCAAACAGAGTTTGATGTGTTATTAGTGTCAGTTCCAGCAGACAAAAAGATTGCTTTACTCAAAGTGA
Above is a genomic segment from Nostoc sp. MS1 containing:
- a CDS encoding S1C family serine protease produces the protein MSSLLALSNSLAETVEQGGGSVVAVNAGTRVSPSGIHWRDGIIVTSDESLPRYEEITITVSPGQSFPVTFLGHDASTDIAVFQLENAQIPIANIGDANTLKVGHLVLGLARSSEGDLRAAMGAVSVVSGAWRSMNGGNIDQFIRPDITLYPGFAGGALVDAAGYVVGMNTSGRRGTALTIPATTVNRVIDQLLAKGRISRGYLGVGMQPVRLPNNFQNDLNLTATTGVIVVNIEVGSPADNAGLLLGDVLVKFDGVAVTDTGDVLALLNNSDRIGKPVTLQVIRGGALLELDVVVGESLVVEEGRRREAETRRHERGGRRHRR
- a CDS encoding S1C family serine protease — its product is MTNTSLTEITHELSLIATNLSNSTVKVKSGSTGVGSGVIWQADGLIITNAHVATSPQVTVELADGRVFEAVRTQFDPQQDLAALKISATDLNNATIADSDGLRVGELVLAVGNPFADSGAVTTGIIHTNYQQAIMADLRLYPGNSGGPLADCLGRVIGINTMIAYGLAVAVPSNAVNRFLQGQSRPQLGVTLQPVLLSRQALGLLVLSILPGSEAETAGLQIGDVLIGVAGRSFTRPDDLRTYLQQNQTNQSIPLQIWRGGQQLVVYVFGKTTVEAK
- a CDS encoding response regulator transcription factor, translating into MIGVMVVAASPVVRAGLSAMVASNPQMTVVGSVSDLDILAREVKQLQPDVVLLDLGNDSPVVWDKLLLIQEEQDPLRVMVIVEELTDIDTEAALRSGVRGILLDISTELEILTAIEAIALGLVVLHPDILESFSIREKVAPNPVQSLTPREIEVLQMLGSGLGNKAIAKNLHISDHTVKFHVSSIFQKLAVSTRTEAVTVGVRLGLILL
- a CDS encoding HAD family hydrolase yields the protein MPHTIALLPLVSRQAKNRGLSVLRDIRAAIFDMDGLLFDTESIARWAWQQALASHGYIMNDNFYNEFVGRDLSWRERILKQRYGNNFPFEAVKRQRIEIGDRRELQEGLPIKPGALNLLAKLSSLGIVVALATGTSRSRTIRRLSNAGILHYFTTIVTSEDVLQGKPAPDIYLEVSRRIHVAPMQCVVFEDSCVGIEAAFSAGMYPIMVPDIEQPSPEIRCLTYQVLDSLEQVSELLEERLEARS
- the hpnJ gene encoding hopanoid biosynthesis associated radical SAM protein HpnJ → MKKTLFLSPPSFDGFDGGAGSRYQAKREITSFWYPTWLAQPAALVPGSKLVDAPPHGQTVEDVLQIAQDYELVVMHTSTPSLANDVKCAEAIKAKNPNVEIGFVGAHVAVLPEETLRDNPVIDFVCRNEFDYTCKELAEGKPWDEIKGLSYRDRFSQIHHNEERPLIHDWDAMPSVLPVYARDLDITKYFIGYLQHPYISFYTGRGCPAKCTFCLWPQTIGGHLYRHKSPEAVGREMAEAKAIFGDKVREYMFDDDTFTIDKHRAIAISEHMKKLKLTWSCNARANLDYDTLKQLRDNGLRLLLVGFESGNQDILNRIKKGIKLEVAREFMNNCHKLGITVHGTFIIGLPIETPETVEETIRFACELSPHTIQVSIAAPYPGTELYEQAKANNWFTDHALVADSGIQTSTLQYSTLSSAEIEDAVERMYRKFYFRPKAIIPIVREMLSDRQMLVRRLREGGEFFSYLRERRLTAQSSH
- a CDS encoding ribonuclease D, encoding MPYLTDTREISARVFEYTKATTLWIDTEVAEFNSRNARLSLIQVLDDPDDMSGDRVYLLDVLDKPSLVADFVEQIMVNPHIEKVFHNASFDVKYLGSKQAKNITCTLEIAKKIPYYLLPVPNYQLQTLATLLCNFNNIDKQEQGSNWAQRPLTEEQIEYAYLDCIYLAQIHRRLLELQAESNPDPATDDITVLNARFSQIEAQWKLLNSEYEHLQERLKKAMQAQEISETTLYKLTSYDRKVVKVQFSQLADLIQTQGIDLDFPVTLTQKLQKDLGENLEQLSVDIEQSTSSRLTPKKQENDL
- the rplL gene encoding 50S ribosomal protein L7/L12: MSLKTLEILEQIKSLTTDETVTLVKQIEATFDVDSSTPKFTRIEKLNLDDNQPQIQTEFDVLLVSVPADKKIALLKVIRTITGLGLKEAKDFVDSLPQVVQAQLNQEAAQTLKQQLEEVGAVVTLE
- a CDS encoding tetratricopeptide repeat protein, with amino-acid sequence MKRWLLEQGRVKLKKILTIGVLTALSAITSVSCSNNKEVLVTEIGVNPPSRRTGNNSQAGQFYIQGQRQHSQGDSQAAIASYDKAISLDPDYGAAYRGRGLAYFDLGDKQKAIADYNEAIRLSPNDAEAFNSRGNARASLGDNAGAINDYNEAIRLSPNYAEAYNNRGNARSVQGDKSGSIEDFNQAIRLNPRYAIAYNNRGNARAAQGDSQGAISDYNQAIRLNSNFGPAYNNRGNARAAQGDKEGALQDLQRAADIFQKQNNNDLYQQAMNNIKELGQ
- a CDS encoding Rieske 2Fe-2S domain-containing protein, with the translated sequence MEPILPGAPWLIAHRSMLGINKPYKVTLNEHDYVLWQNQQGEVFALDNICPHMQAPLSDGWICQDTNTITCPFHALKFDREGKLHNSEKVSSQPLLTPLDIIIKDDCIWTYGGHTPKIPIPVLIANVSAGMSFLGVAGEKSMRGTFLDSISINYDYNHQSGTHRDLFGIKANRIPVFEHDGYWAKVVQELDREDTTWNDILRNPLTLTAPKTYTGTLEYAFPALTTFRATFPFGEVLQVHVLYPETPTQTKTFVLVYSKPKHPILKPLLGQFVLSAVTTVVEQDTRAIEASYSRQPAKIRLPNEEIMFHAQKLYREW
- a CDS encoding TetR family transcriptional regulator, whose translation is MSQPESTPMRRQPKQKRSQQRVEKILQAAAEVFVEVGYEAATTHMIAAKAQTAIGSLYQFFPDKLAIFHALEARHMERLTAIHSQLMQSADKEKPLSEFIERVVSTYAEYFTDPIPRIVYIQYFVAPEMFKLFNESFNQWLIKEFATMFRTWNPDLTVEKSELLAETVHLSYNALLLNALRQDQHQRQARYAEIKALLLAYLTPYAQQEQKKVMKVMICPHCHSSRLSKNGHRHGKQRYLCKDCGRQFLQR